In one Nocardioides luteus genomic region, the following are encoded:
- a CDS encoding MSMEG_0568 family radical SAM protein — translation MTSPISSSTRVDVAIQGIRLLDAPVARRSGAGPSDDGHVLLDGVGAAIPLNPRSPYSVRGGKLLLDGADTGLGVEAVARPRFYDLTTADGVGYDKIARLHSANVLATTVVQTCARYAEEERCRFCAIEESLRQGSTVAVKQPAQLAEVAKAAVELDGVTQMVMTTGTSRGRDRGATHLARCVRAVHEAVPDLPIQVQCEPPGDLASIQELYDAGARSIGIHVESLDDAARLRWMPGKGSVPMSEYRAAWAEAVRVFGWNQVSTYILVGLGEDPDELVAGCEELIAMGVYPFVVPYRPLDGTLAKDVDAVPAPPHADVYRVTSRVAALLRRAGMAGADQAAGCASCGACSALGACGEESA, via the coding sequence ATGACCTCGCCGATCTCGTCCAGCACCCGCGTCGACGTCGCCATCCAGGGGATCCGCCTGCTCGACGCCCCCGTCGCCCGCCGCTCGGGCGCCGGACCGAGCGACGACGGCCACGTCCTCCTGGACGGGGTCGGCGCGGCCATCCCGCTCAACCCCCGCAGCCCCTATTCCGTACGCGGCGGCAAGCTGCTCCTCGACGGCGCCGACACCGGTCTCGGGGTCGAGGCCGTCGCCCGGCCGCGCTTCTACGACCTGACCACCGCAGACGGCGTCGGCTACGACAAGATCGCCCGCCTGCACTCGGCCAACGTGCTCGCCACGACGGTCGTGCAGACCTGCGCCCGCTATGCGGAGGAGGAGCGATGCCGCTTCTGCGCGATCGAGGAGTCACTGCGCCAGGGCTCCACGGTCGCGGTCAAGCAGCCCGCCCAGCTCGCCGAGGTCGCCAAGGCGGCCGTCGAGCTCGACGGGGTCACCCAGATGGTGATGACCACGGGTACCTCCCGGGGACGCGACCGCGGGGCGACCCATCTGGCGCGCTGCGTACGCGCGGTGCACGAGGCGGTCCCCGACCTGCCCATCCAGGTGCAGTGCGAGCCGCCGGGTGACCTCGCCTCGATCCAGGAGCTCTACGACGCCGGCGCCCGCTCGATCGGCATCCACGTCGAGTCGCTCGACGACGCGGCCCGGCTGCGCTGGATGCCGGGCAAGGGCTCGGTGCCCATGAGTGAGTATCGTGCTGCGTGGGCGGAGGCGGTCCGCGTCTTCGGCTGGAACCAGGTCTCGACCTATATCTTGGTCGGCCTCGGCGAGGATCCCGACGAGCTGGTCGCGGGCTGCGAGGAGCTCATCGCGATGGGCGTCTACCCGTTCGTGGTGCCCTACCGCCCGCTGGACGGCACCCTCGCCAAGGACGTCGACGCCGTCCCCGCGCCACCGCACGCCGACGTCTACCGGGTCACCTCGCGCGTCGCCGCGCTCCTGCGCCGGGCCGGGATGGCCGGCGCCGACCAGGCCGCCGGCTGCGCGTCGTGCGGTGCCTGCTCGGCACTGGGAGCCTGCGGGGAGGAGTCGGCATGA
- a CDS encoding MSMEG_0572/Sll0783 family nitrogen starvation response protein, which translates to MTTDTADIDAQIAENMAKSLGEIPHPSSQPGTNIYGSTKIFPDYQAEEGETYFTLVHGIPHESSVSFVAVLQATRALRKGFESAIYFYGPGTLACMASRGFPTMGDAGFPGELNTNGAIETFIKEGGTVFCCRFGMGLHGLREEDLIEGVVPSHPLDVQDALIHYARKGAIINSTYNL; encoded by the coding sequence GTGACCACTGACACCGCTGACATCGACGCCCAGATCGCCGAGAACATGGCCAAGTCGCTCGGCGAGATCCCGCACCCCTCGTCGCAGCCGGGCACCAACATCTACGGCTCGACCAAGATCTTCCCCGACTACCAGGCCGAGGAGGGGGAGACCTACTTCACCCTCGTCCACGGCATCCCGCACGAGTCCTCGGTCAGCTTCGTCGCCGTCCTGCAGGCCACGCGCGCGCTGCGGAAAGGCTTCGAGTCGGCCATCTACTTCTACGGCCCGGGCACGCTCGCCTGCATGGCCTCGCGCGGCTTCCCGACCATGGGTGACGCCGGCTTCCCCGGCGAGCTCAACACCAACGGCGCCATCGAGACGTTCATCAAGGAGGGCGGCACGGTCTTCTGCTGCCGCTTCGGGATGGGCCTCCACGGCCTGCGCGAGGAGGACCTGATCGAGGGCGTCGTGCCCTCGCACCCGCTCGACGTGCAGGACGCGCTGATCCACTACGCCCGCAAGGGCGCCATCATCAACTCGACCTACAACCTCTGA